In one window of Amblyomma americanum isolate KBUSLIRL-KWMA chromosome 9, ASM5285725v1, whole genome shotgun sequence DNA:
- the LOC144104660 gene encoding lysine-specific demethylase 3A-like isoform X1, whose amino-acid sequence MEASTRVATDHEHWFSMVQQQQQRMDRQGQSSSVHHRISYSEQVKSKLEIPAQSSPNTNQMLAGCNLSQKVVSPAVPLTSSVAVTTSRREPSFDLYGYQPFPQMYITQAQLKAREESQSHHSQPVVNRQPLVSSPSHLSRIEKYLQFNHSTTPGGQRGSPKPPVTDRVSPAMCTPCTLRPYEYNSAGPAPAHQGSLSRCSTSFPQEEVQNLVKCSRSRLDSPLSAPSPGPGSYSNSSSNSSHPAKASHPYSYSLIQQGLVPNLLYIPSTPTKQSSKLLPLGVMQAAPRGQCSSQSSGKYVRSIPGITTGTTVCRPGQHQETKHSYRPMHGGRPIPQSRSPSMHLPPTSSTPPRLTPPLQQALNLSLGRRKAAHEPEAEKEKLPKCEESPSPVQHSVPASVATLPAGAMTPEGASPQVASAVTTPAAAATSQQETFRPFSAAIPQQQAPPVQQQVPQPSSSQQATPSQPPIQQQAAAGQDSYPPFFKKARTKIRPQNTPSLASGEGSKPGSLGGGSSIMHESDLDTRVTPSPAPSTCMTISSSSSKHTKLRKAWLQQHSEIEDKKPADGEMLLETSSACASPVNTKQEQAVIKTTINGHDTDSGSSVRDDCCSSSASEAKKPTVSHNTRFSRKWASTGTEKSTGKKERGNSESNSDAAPEESSPKKEEKQEMISGRRGRRPKGIRHEPADEVTTVPRKKQARSSEKLTKAQLRKSGKPFLQDGSCYDFARKLPKCRECRMTPNQRNKKMPDIFCRFYAFRKLCYGRNGTLLSGGFSEPNDASEEDLKLWLPLLDHPPKDLDVTSAKIILSHVGDQFCDLVEQEREAQSLHIGNGQTMSWKRAVQGVREMCDVCETTLFNIHWVCHKCGFVVCIDCYKARKHGTVKAEETPPKDRDEFRWLLCANRQPHEQDKLMITQIIASSALWDVDDYLHRIREEWNIPSNCCCSKQGGESVCKENASIGLCKQLMGTVSKSFSGKECSTVNGETLRCAKSKKQPVNYVTNTSSGDVGGTYSSESGGSHLSVLADVALHSSSKMDDKGSDQQQTSEGGDEEKGEDYSTLRELLIRPTSGIAKKSRVDEAVATTVEQTVKKDEKQLVHFCRRYPISQKGREMLPVRVCTLSESFLLYPKMPHSWLCNGKLLVLHEPRNKNNLGAFQEQWKRGQPVLVTDVSKNLNMSLWHPDGFCRDFGEIRNDLVNCRTGNVLPNQPMRKFWEGFENFSKRMKDQDGEYMLLKLKDWPAGDDFSDMLPRRFNDLMKVLPLPEYTHRDGVFNLAGRLPECFVRPDLGPKMYNAYGSALCPDKGTTNLHLDVSDAVNVMVYVGIPKDGKDEEHINEALKAIDEGACDPLTRKRVREKGAKPGALWHIYDARDADKIRDLLNKVALERGEKLEPHHDPIHDQSWYLDQELRERLYREYAVEGYAIAQCLGEAVFIPAGAPHQVRNLHSCIKVAEDFVSPENIAHCFSLTNEFRQLSDTHTNHEDKLQIKNVIYHAVKDALGILQANSASNPNKK is encoded by the exons ATGGAAGCTTCTACACGTGTAGCTACAGATCATGAGCATTGGTTTTCGAtggtccagcagcagcagcagaggatgGATCGCCAGGGGCAGTCTTCTTCTGTGCACCACCGGATCTCTTATTCTGAA CAGGTGAAGTCGAAGCTGGAGATCCCTGCCCAGTCATCACCAAACACAAATCAGATGCTTGCTGGTTGTAACCTGTCACAGAAGGTGGTCAGTCCTGCGGTTCCATTAACTTCATCAGTCGCAGTGACCACTTCAAGACGGGAGCCCAGCTTCGACCTGTATGGTTACCAGCCATTCCCGCAGATGTACATAACTCAAGCTCAGCTCAAAGCCAGAGAGGAATCCCAGTCGCATCATAG TCAACCCGTTGTGAATCGCCAGCCCCTTGTTTCTTCACCTTCCCACTTGTCCCGGATAGAAAAGTACCTGCAATTCAATCACTCAACAACACCTGGTGGCCAGAGGGGAAGTCCAAAGCCCCCTGTTACAGACCGGGTCAGTCCAGCAATGTGTACACCTTGTACTCTCCGGCCATATGAGTACAACTCTGCTGGCCCTGCGCCAGCACACCAAGGTTCTCTTTCAAGGTGCTCTACCAGTTTTCCTCAGGAAGAAGTGCAGAACCTTGTCAAGTGCTCACGCTCTCGTCTAGACTCTCCTCTGAGTGCACCTTCTCCCGGTCCAGGTAGCTACAGCAACAGTAGCAGTAATAGCAGCCATCCTGCCAAGGCATCACACCCGTACTCGTACAGCCTGATCCAGCAAGGCCTAGTACCTAACCTCCTTTACATACCAAGTACCCCAACCAAACAAAGCTCCAAGTTGCTGCCCCTAGGTGTGATGCAGGCTGCCCCCAGAGGTCAATGTTCGTCGCAGAGTTCTGGAAAGTATGTGCGTTCCATACCTGGCATCACAACAGGCACCACAGTGTGTCGTCCTGGCCAGCATCAGGAGACCAAGCACTCGTATCGCCCCATGCATGGGGGGCGTCCCATTCCTCAGTCACGGTCACCATCAATGCATCTACCACCAACCAGTTCCACTCCTCCCCGGTTGACTCCTCCATTGCAGCAAGCACTGAACCTGTCCCTAGGTCGACGCAAGGCTGCACATGAGCCAgaggcagaaaaagaaaagctgccAAAGTGTGAGGAGAGCCCCTCACCAGTTCAACATTCAGTACCTGCATCAGTGGCCACTCTGCCAGCAGGTGCGATGACACCAGAAGGTGCTTCCCCCCAGGTCGCGTCGGCTGTCACGACACCTGCAGCAGCTGCAACTTCACAGCAAGAGACATTTAGACCATTCTCAGCTGCCATtccgcagcagcaagcacctcCTGTACAGCAGCAGGTGCCACAACCATCCTCTTCTCAGCAAGCGACGCCATCACAGCCTCCCATTCAGCAGCAGGCTGCCGCTGGCCAGGACAGCTATCCACCATTCTTCAAGAAGGCTAGAACAAAGATTCGTCCTCAAAACACTCCTTCTCTTGCCTCTGGTGAGGGCAGCAAACCTGGCAGCCTGGGTGGTGGCTCATCAATTATGCACGAGTCCGACCTTGACACACGAGTCACTCCAAGCCCTGCACCAAGCACGTGCATgacaatcagcagcagcagcagcaaacacacAAAGCTAAGGAAGGCTTGGTTGCAGCAACACTCTGAGATTGAGGATAAGAAACCTGCTGATGGAGAAATGCTACTGGAAACTAGCAGTGCCTGTGCCTCACCTGTAAATaccaagcaggagcaagcagtgATCAAGACAACCATCAATGGCCATGACACTGATTCAGGCAGCTCTGTAAGGGATGACTGCTGCTCCAGCTCTGCGTCAGAGGCAAAGAAGCCCACAGTGAGTCACAATACGAGGTTCTCCAGAAAGTGGGCTTCTACTGGCACGGAAAAATCTACaggcaaaaaagaaagaggaaacagtGAGAGCAATAGTGATGCAGCTCCTGAGGAGAGCTCcccaaagaaggaagaaaaacagGAGATGATTTCAGGAAGACGAGGGAGGAGGCCTAAGGGCATCAGGCACGAGCCTGCGGATGAAGTCACCACTGTGCCTCGAAAAAAGCAAG CGAGGTCATCTGAGAAGCTGACTAAAGCTCAGCTAAGGAAGTCTGGGAAGCCATTTCTTCAAGATGGATCCTGTTATGATTTCGCTCGAAAGCTGCCAAAGTGCAGAGAGTGCCGAATGACACCAAACCAGAGAAACAAGAAAATGCCCGACATCTTCTGCCGCTTCTATGCGTTCAGGAA GCTTTGTTATGGCAGGAATGGCACTCTACTGAGTGGTGGCTTCTCAGAACCAAATGATGCATCAGAAGAAGATCTGAAGCTCTGGCTTCCTCTGTTGGATCATCCTCCCAAGGACTTGGATGTGACCTCTGCTAAAATCATACTGTCTCACGTGGGTGACCAGTTTTGTGATCTCGTGGAGCAAGAGCGAGAAGCCCAGTCTCTGCACATTGGCAACGGACAGACCATGTCATGGAAGCGTGCAGTGCAGGGTGTGCGGGAAATGTGTGATGTCTGTGAGACTACACTCTTCAACATTCACTGGGTGTGTCACAAGTGTGGCTTTGTGGTGTGTATAGATTGTTACAAGGCCAGGAAGCATGGCACTGTGAAAG CTGAGGAAACGCCCCCAAAGGACAGGGATGAATTCCGGTGGCTCCTGTGTGCCAACCGACAGCCTCATGAACAGGACAAACTGATGATAACCCAGATAATAGCGAGCTCTGCTCTCTGGGATGTTGATGACTACCTTCACCGGATACGTGAGGAGTGGAACATTCCGAGCAACTGCTGCTGTTCCAAACAGGGTGGTGAGAGTGTCTGCAAGGAAAACGCTTCTATTGGGCTGTGCAAG caaCTCATGGGCACTGTGAGCAAGTCCTTCTCAGGCAAGGAATGCAGCACAGTCAATGGCGAGACATTGCGTTGTGCTAAAAGCAAGAAACAACCTGTGAATTACGTCACCAATACATCGTCTGGTGACGTAGGCGGCACCTATAGCTCGGAAAGCGGAGGCTCTCACCTGTCGGTCTTGGCAGATGTTGCACTTCACTCTTCAAGCAAAATGGATGACAAAGGCAGTGATCAACAGCAGACAAGTGAAGGTGGTGACGAAGAGAAGGGCGAAGACTACTCCACACTACGCGAGCTGCTCATACGGCCTACCAGTGGCATTGCTAAGAAGAGTCGAGTGGATGAAGCAGTGGCCACTACTGTCGAGCAGACGGTAAAGAAAGACGAAAAGCAGCTGGTGCACTTTTGCCGGCGTTACCCCATCTCACAGAAAGGCCGCGAGATGCTTCCTGTGCGTGTGTGCACCCTATCCGAGAGCTTTCTTCTCTATCCCAAGATGCCCCACTCCTGGCTTTGCAATGGCAAGCTGCTGGTTCTTCATGAGCCTCGGAACAAGAACAACCTGGGAGCATTCCAAGAGCAGTGGAAGCGTGGCCAG cccgTACTGGTCACTGATGTTTCCAAGAACCTCAATATGTCGTTATGGCACCCCGATGGCTTCTGCCGTGACTTCGGCGAGATCCGGAATGACCTGGTCAACTGCCGCACTGGCAACGTTCTTCCCAACCAACCGATGAGAAAATTTTGGGAAGGCTTTGAAAATTTTAGCAAGCGCATGAAAGATCAAGATGGGGAATATATGCTTCTCAAGCTGAAGGACTGGCCAGCTGGGGATGACTTCAGTGACATGCTGCCCAGAAGGTTCAATGATCTCATGAAGGTGCTGCCACTACCAGAGTACACCCACAGGGATGGTGTGTTCAACTTGGCTGGGCGGCTGCCAGAGTGTTTCGTAAGGCCAGATCTTGGGCCGAAGATGTACAATGCCTATG GTTCTGCTCTTTGCCCTGATAAGGGCACCACCAACCTACATTTGGATGTCAGCGATGCTGTGAACGTTATGGTGTACGTGGGAATTCCTAAGGATGGCAAGGATGAAGAGCACATCAATG AGGCATTGAAAGCAATCGACGAAGGAGCATGCGACCCCTTAACACGTAAAAGGGTCCGGGAGAAAGGGGCAAAACCTGGCGCTCTTTGGCACATCTATGATGCCCGTGACGCTGATAAAATCAGAGATCTGCTTAACAAG GTGGCACTGGAGCGTGGTGAGAAGTTAGAGCCCCACCATGACCCTATTCATGACCAGAGCTGGTATCTGGATCAAGAACTACGAGAGCGCCTCTACCGCGAGTATGCCGTTGAGGGCTATGCAATCGCCCAATGTCTCGGGGAGGCAGTTTTCATCCCCGCAGGTGCACCACACCAG
- the LOC144104660 gene encoding lysine-specific demethylase 3A-like isoform X2 has protein sequence MEASTRVATDHEHWFSMVQQQQQRMDRQGQSSSVHHRISYSEVKSKLEIPAQSSPNTNQMLAGCNLSQKVVSPAVPLTSSVAVTTSRREPSFDLYGYQPFPQMYITQAQLKAREESQSHHSQPVVNRQPLVSSPSHLSRIEKYLQFNHSTTPGGQRGSPKPPVTDRVSPAMCTPCTLRPYEYNSAGPAPAHQGSLSRCSTSFPQEEVQNLVKCSRSRLDSPLSAPSPGPGSYSNSSSNSSHPAKASHPYSYSLIQQGLVPNLLYIPSTPTKQSSKLLPLGVMQAAPRGQCSSQSSGKYVRSIPGITTGTTVCRPGQHQETKHSYRPMHGGRPIPQSRSPSMHLPPTSSTPPRLTPPLQQALNLSLGRRKAAHEPEAEKEKLPKCEESPSPVQHSVPASVATLPAGAMTPEGASPQVASAVTTPAAAATSQQETFRPFSAAIPQQQAPPVQQQVPQPSSSQQATPSQPPIQQQAAAGQDSYPPFFKKARTKIRPQNTPSLASGEGSKPGSLGGGSSIMHESDLDTRVTPSPAPSTCMTISSSSSKHTKLRKAWLQQHSEIEDKKPADGEMLLETSSACASPVNTKQEQAVIKTTINGHDTDSGSSVRDDCCSSSASEAKKPTVSHNTRFSRKWASTGTEKSTGKKERGNSESNSDAAPEESSPKKEEKQEMISGRRGRRPKGIRHEPADEVTTVPRKKQARSSEKLTKAQLRKSGKPFLQDGSCYDFARKLPKCRECRMTPNQRNKKMPDIFCRFYAFRKLCYGRNGTLLSGGFSEPNDASEEDLKLWLPLLDHPPKDLDVTSAKIILSHVGDQFCDLVEQEREAQSLHIGNGQTMSWKRAVQGVREMCDVCETTLFNIHWVCHKCGFVVCIDCYKARKHGTVKAEETPPKDRDEFRWLLCANRQPHEQDKLMITQIIASSALWDVDDYLHRIREEWNIPSNCCCSKQGGESVCKENASIGLCKQLMGTVSKSFSGKECSTVNGETLRCAKSKKQPVNYVTNTSSGDVGGTYSSESGGSHLSVLADVALHSSSKMDDKGSDQQQTSEGGDEEKGEDYSTLRELLIRPTSGIAKKSRVDEAVATTVEQTVKKDEKQLVHFCRRYPISQKGREMLPVRVCTLSESFLLYPKMPHSWLCNGKLLVLHEPRNKNNLGAFQEQWKRGQPVLVTDVSKNLNMSLWHPDGFCRDFGEIRNDLVNCRTGNVLPNQPMRKFWEGFENFSKRMKDQDGEYMLLKLKDWPAGDDFSDMLPRRFNDLMKVLPLPEYTHRDGVFNLAGRLPECFVRPDLGPKMYNAYGSALCPDKGTTNLHLDVSDAVNVMVYVGIPKDGKDEEHINEALKAIDEGACDPLTRKRVREKGAKPGALWHIYDARDADKIRDLLNKVALERGEKLEPHHDPIHDQSWYLDQELRERLYREYAVEGYAIAQCLGEAVFIPAGAPHQVRNLHSCIKVAEDFVSPENIAHCFSLTNEFRQLSDTHTNHEDKLQIKNVIYHAVKDALGILQANSASNPNKK, from the exons ATGGAAGCTTCTACACGTGTAGCTACAGATCATGAGCATTGGTTTTCGAtggtccagcagcagcagcagaggatgGATCGCCAGGGGCAGTCTTCTTCTGTGCACCACCGGATCTCTTATTCTGAA GTGAAGTCGAAGCTGGAGATCCCTGCCCAGTCATCACCAAACACAAATCAGATGCTTGCTGGTTGTAACCTGTCACAGAAGGTGGTCAGTCCTGCGGTTCCATTAACTTCATCAGTCGCAGTGACCACTTCAAGACGGGAGCCCAGCTTCGACCTGTATGGTTACCAGCCATTCCCGCAGATGTACATAACTCAAGCTCAGCTCAAAGCCAGAGAGGAATCCCAGTCGCATCATAG TCAACCCGTTGTGAATCGCCAGCCCCTTGTTTCTTCACCTTCCCACTTGTCCCGGATAGAAAAGTACCTGCAATTCAATCACTCAACAACACCTGGTGGCCAGAGGGGAAGTCCAAAGCCCCCTGTTACAGACCGGGTCAGTCCAGCAATGTGTACACCTTGTACTCTCCGGCCATATGAGTACAACTCTGCTGGCCCTGCGCCAGCACACCAAGGTTCTCTTTCAAGGTGCTCTACCAGTTTTCCTCAGGAAGAAGTGCAGAACCTTGTCAAGTGCTCACGCTCTCGTCTAGACTCTCCTCTGAGTGCACCTTCTCCCGGTCCAGGTAGCTACAGCAACAGTAGCAGTAATAGCAGCCATCCTGCCAAGGCATCACACCCGTACTCGTACAGCCTGATCCAGCAAGGCCTAGTACCTAACCTCCTTTACATACCAAGTACCCCAACCAAACAAAGCTCCAAGTTGCTGCCCCTAGGTGTGATGCAGGCTGCCCCCAGAGGTCAATGTTCGTCGCAGAGTTCTGGAAAGTATGTGCGTTCCATACCTGGCATCACAACAGGCACCACAGTGTGTCGTCCTGGCCAGCATCAGGAGACCAAGCACTCGTATCGCCCCATGCATGGGGGGCGTCCCATTCCTCAGTCACGGTCACCATCAATGCATCTACCACCAACCAGTTCCACTCCTCCCCGGTTGACTCCTCCATTGCAGCAAGCACTGAACCTGTCCCTAGGTCGACGCAAGGCTGCACATGAGCCAgaggcagaaaaagaaaagctgccAAAGTGTGAGGAGAGCCCCTCACCAGTTCAACATTCAGTACCTGCATCAGTGGCCACTCTGCCAGCAGGTGCGATGACACCAGAAGGTGCTTCCCCCCAGGTCGCGTCGGCTGTCACGACACCTGCAGCAGCTGCAACTTCACAGCAAGAGACATTTAGACCATTCTCAGCTGCCATtccgcagcagcaagcacctcCTGTACAGCAGCAGGTGCCACAACCATCCTCTTCTCAGCAAGCGACGCCATCACAGCCTCCCATTCAGCAGCAGGCTGCCGCTGGCCAGGACAGCTATCCACCATTCTTCAAGAAGGCTAGAACAAAGATTCGTCCTCAAAACACTCCTTCTCTTGCCTCTGGTGAGGGCAGCAAACCTGGCAGCCTGGGTGGTGGCTCATCAATTATGCACGAGTCCGACCTTGACACACGAGTCACTCCAAGCCCTGCACCAAGCACGTGCATgacaatcagcagcagcagcagcaaacacacAAAGCTAAGGAAGGCTTGGTTGCAGCAACACTCTGAGATTGAGGATAAGAAACCTGCTGATGGAGAAATGCTACTGGAAACTAGCAGTGCCTGTGCCTCACCTGTAAATaccaagcaggagcaagcagtgATCAAGACAACCATCAATGGCCATGACACTGATTCAGGCAGCTCTGTAAGGGATGACTGCTGCTCCAGCTCTGCGTCAGAGGCAAAGAAGCCCACAGTGAGTCACAATACGAGGTTCTCCAGAAAGTGGGCTTCTACTGGCACGGAAAAATCTACaggcaaaaaagaaagaggaaacagtGAGAGCAATAGTGATGCAGCTCCTGAGGAGAGCTCcccaaagaaggaagaaaaacagGAGATGATTTCAGGAAGACGAGGGAGGAGGCCTAAGGGCATCAGGCACGAGCCTGCGGATGAAGTCACCACTGTGCCTCGAAAAAAGCAAG CGAGGTCATCTGAGAAGCTGACTAAAGCTCAGCTAAGGAAGTCTGGGAAGCCATTTCTTCAAGATGGATCCTGTTATGATTTCGCTCGAAAGCTGCCAAAGTGCAGAGAGTGCCGAATGACACCAAACCAGAGAAACAAGAAAATGCCCGACATCTTCTGCCGCTTCTATGCGTTCAGGAA GCTTTGTTATGGCAGGAATGGCACTCTACTGAGTGGTGGCTTCTCAGAACCAAATGATGCATCAGAAGAAGATCTGAAGCTCTGGCTTCCTCTGTTGGATCATCCTCCCAAGGACTTGGATGTGACCTCTGCTAAAATCATACTGTCTCACGTGGGTGACCAGTTTTGTGATCTCGTGGAGCAAGAGCGAGAAGCCCAGTCTCTGCACATTGGCAACGGACAGACCATGTCATGGAAGCGTGCAGTGCAGGGTGTGCGGGAAATGTGTGATGTCTGTGAGACTACACTCTTCAACATTCACTGGGTGTGTCACAAGTGTGGCTTTGTGGTGTGTATAGATTGTTACAAGGCCAGGAAGCATGGCACTGTGAAAG CTGAGGAAACGCCCCCAAAGGACAGGGATGAATTCCGGTGGCTCCTGTGTGCCAACCGACAGCCTCATGAACAGGACAAACTGATGATAACCCAGATAATAGCGAGCTCTGCTCTCTGGGATGTTGATGACTACCTTCACCGGATACGTGAGGAGTGGAACATTCCGAGCAACTGCTGCTGTTCCAAACAGGGTGGTGAGAGTGTCTGCAAGGAAAACGCTTCTATTGGGCTGTGCAAG caaCTCATGGGCACTGTGAGCAAGTCCTTCTCAGGCAAGGAATGCAGCACAGTCAATGGCGAGACATTGCGTTGTGCTAAAAGCAAGAAACAACCTGTGAATTACGTCACCAATACATCGTCTGGTGACGTAGGCGGCACCTATAGCTCGGAAAGCGGAGGCTCTCACCTGTCGGTCTTGGCAGATGTTGCACTTCACTCTTCAAGCAAAATGGATGACAAAGGCAGTGATCAACAGCAGACAAGTGAAGGTGGTGACGAAGAGAAGGGCGAAGACTACTCCACACTACGCGAGCTGCTCATACGGCCTACCAGTGGCATTGCTAAGAAGAGTCGAGTGGATGAAGCAGTGGCCACTACTGTCGAGCAGACGGTAAAGAAAGACGAAAAGCAGCTGGTGCACTTTTGCCGGCGTTACCCCATCTCACAGAAAGGCCGCGAGATGCTTCCTGTGCGTGTGTGCACCCTATCCGAGAGCTTTCTTCTCTATCCCAAGATGCCCCACTCCTGGCTTTGCAATGGCAAGCTGCTGGTTCTTCATGAGCCTCGGAACAAGAACAACCTGGGAGCATTCCAAGAGCAGTGGAAGCGTGGCCAG cccgTACTGGTCACTGATGTTTCCAAGAACCTCAATATGTCGTTATGGCACCCCGATGGCTTCTGCCGTGACTTCGGCGAGATCCGGAATGACCTGGTCAACTGCCGCACTGGCAACGTTCTTCCCAACCAACCGATGAGAAAATTTTGGGAAGGCTTTGAAAATTTTAGCAAGCGCATGAAAGATCAAGATGGGGAATATATGCTTCTCAAGCTGAAGGACTGGCCAGCTGGGGATGACTTCAGTGACATGCTGCCCAGAAGGTTCAATGATCTCATGAAGGTGCTGCCACTACCAGAGTACACCCACAGGGATGGTGTGTTCAACTTGGCTGGGCGGCTGCCAGAGTGTTTCGTAAGGCCAGATCTTGGGCCGAAGATGTACAATGCCTATG GTTCTGCTCTTTGCCCTGATAAGGGCACCACCAACCTACATTTGGATGTCAGCGATGCTGTGAACGTTATGGTGTACGTGGGAATTCCTAAGGATGGCAAGGATGAAGAGCACATCAATG AGGCATTGAAAGCAATCGACGAAGGAGCATGCGACCCCTTAACACGTAAAAGGGTCCGGGAGAAAGGGGCAAAACCTGGCGCTCTTTGGCACATCTATGATGCCCGTGACGCTGATAAAATCAGAGATCTGCTTAACAAG GTGGCACTGGAGCGTGGTGAGAAGTTAGAGCCCCACCATGACCCTATTCATGACCAGAGCTGGTATCTGGATCAAGAACTACGAGAGCGCCTCTACCGCGAGTATGCCGTTGAGGGCTATGCAATCGCCCAATGTCTCGGGGAGGCAGTTTTCATCCCCGCAGGTGCACCACACCAG